The DNA sequence tgatcagtctataattttaatggtaggtttatttgaacagtgagagacagaataacaaaaaaatccagaaaaacgcatgtcaaaaatgttataaattgatttgcattttaatgagggaaataagtatttgacccctctgcaaaacatgacttagtacttggtggcaaaacccttgttggcaatcacagaggttagacgtttcttgtagttggccaccaggtttgcacacatctcaggagggattttgtcccactcctctctgTCCAGGGATTTAAGCAAATAAACACCCAGGCTATTCATTTGAAGTTTTACAGTATAAAACTATGTTGCTGGGATAATAAAGCCATTCTGTTATCTTGATATAACACTATGTTGCTGGGATAGTAAAGCCATTCTGTTATCTTGATATAACACAGTGTTCCACACAGAGAAATCATCATCATATCAAAGAGATGGTTGTACATGAATAGCCATGACAAGACACTGAACAAATAAGTCATTTAGGAAATATAGGAATCATCATTCGTCATCAATTAATATGCAAATGTTAAGGCTGGTGTATGCTTGGTCTAACAAACGTGTGTAAACCATTAGAATTAGACATTCGTTAGACAAACTGTAAACCAACCAACCAGGCAAAACAATGACAGATGGTAACGTTACAGACTCTCATTGTACACAGCATTCACCTTGTGTTACTACTTTCTCCTCTTCAACCTCTCTTCAATCTCTCTTTCAGTCTCCTGGAACATCTCAGTGGTGTAGTGGCTTCCTCCATTCATCATGACCATCTTGTTTATCTTCTCAAGCAGCTCAGTGACCTGGGAGGGATTCTTATCTTTGTTTTTAAAGACATGATATCCCCCATTACATTGAGAAATTAACCTTTTCAGAACTGGATTTCCAAGCAGGAAGTCTTCAATTgttacatcatcatcatcaagaaGGTCTCCATGTGTGAAGAGAACCATGGTGTATTTCGATGCTTCATCACCAAAGAATTTCTGAATCATCTCCACAGTTTTCTGCTCCTCTACAGTGAATCTTCCCAGCTTGATCACAACCAGGAACACATGGGgaccaggagcagagagagagatgcacagaGCGATCTTTCTCAGTGTCTCTTCTTGAGATACCATGGTATCAATCAAACCTGGGGTGTCGATAACAGCCACACGTTGCACACCCACCTTCCCTCTTTTCTTTTGACAGTCTTTTGTCAGAGAAATACTGGAAAACATGGATAGGAAAATACTTGTCCCCAGAATGGTGTTTCCTGAAGCACTCTTCCCAGCTCCAGTCTTCCCAACCAGAACAATCAGGACCTCATATTCTGTTGGATTACAAGGACACTGTTGTTACCTTTGACATGAGTATAACCTTGATGTTCTTCCTGTTAGCACATTGACAAACTGCATGTTTCTGTAAAATCATTTTCCATCCACAAAGTCAATGGATGACATCACCCATGTAAGAACTCTAGTATCCTTGAGTCCTTAGAGTTCTATTGCATTTGACATTAGTGCTGTCCCATTCTCTCTTTTATATTGAGGTGGGAAAGGTATTAAATGGAAACATCACCCTAATTTTAGCAGAGGTTCCCTTGCTTGTGCCAGCATACTAACCTATACAATAAGCTGCTTTTTCAGTTTCACACTGCTTCTTGGCTGCAACGAATAACATTTATGGTTGGTAGAATATAAACTTTGTCCAAATTAACGCTGACTTTATGAATCagtggaattatttaagaaacaaggaggcctacacttTCAATACATGACACCAGTCATAGTAGGGTACTTCCTTACCTGTGGTGAGGGTTGTTAACACCAGTTGACTTTGCTTTCCATTTTCCAACTcagtgcagacagtgacagagtatTCAGTATCAAGTTtcaggtcagagagagtgatgctgtgtgaagatgtggtagtgatgtgtggttctgtccctggacagtggtaggagatctggtaatgatgttgggtttggtccaatCCTGGTGGCTGGTTCCAGCTAACAGCAGCTGATGTGGTGTCCACTGAGTCAACATTAATCTGGTCTGGAGCAGGCAGTACTAAGGGAAAATACATTAATGTCAGGATTACAGTTTAACTCcagaaatacactgagtgtacaaaacattaagaacacctgctatttccattagactgaccaggtgaatccagatgaaagttatgatcccttattgatgtgatttgataaatccacttcaatcagtttagatgaaggggaggagacaggttaaagaaggatttttaagcattgagacatttattatatatttttttattcaacctttatttaaccaggtaagtcagttgagaacaagttctcaacctggccaagataaagcaaagcagtgcgataaaaacaacaacaaaacagttacatatggaataaacaaaaacaaaacgtacagtcaataacacagtagaaaatctatatacagtgtgtgcaaatgtagtaagttatggaggtaaggaaataaataggccatagtgcaaaataattacaatttagtattaacactggagtgatagatgtgcagaagatgatgtgcaaatagagatactggggtgcaaattagcaaaataaataacaatatggggtgaggtagttgggtgggctaattacagatggactGTGTACAGgttcagtgatcggtaaggtgctctgacaa is a window from the Coregonus clupeaformis isolate EN_2021a unplaced genomic scaffold, ASM2061545v1 scaf2546, whole genome shotgun sequence genome containing:
- the LOC123488888 gene encoding GTPase IMAP family member 9-like; amino-acid sequence: SSHSITLSDLQCGTQYSVTVCTVLENGKQSQLVSTTLTTEYEVLIVLVGKTGAGKSASGNTILGTSIFLSMFSSISLTKDCQKKRGKVGVQRVAVIDTPGLIDTMVSQEETLRKIALCISLSAPGPHVFLVVIKLGRFTVEEQKTVEMIQKFFGDEASKYTMVLFTHGDLLDDDDVTIEDFLLGNPVLKRLISQCNGGYHVFKNKDKNPSQVTELLEKINKMVMMNGGSHYTTEMFQETEREIEERLKRRK